Proteins found in one Pyrus communis chromosome 15, drPyrComm1.1, whole genome shotgun sequence genomic segment:
- the LOC137717127 gene encoding transcription termination factor MTERF8, chloroplastic-like has translation MITLINKKLISLSLTSVGLHKSPLCNSISLFFYSSSRPKKWKSKPKIAVAEYLISQHQFSPEAALKAASTVAYLKSPAESSSVISFLRESGFSKTHLENVVKRVPRILTANPDIVLKPKFKVFQDSGFSDSDIVDIVSSDPWILLRSAANQLGPALLVLKNILGSNASVLKVLKLSGGVLKYDLEKTLMSNVEVLQSYGIKSSQIIKYIFHFPRFFVHKPESIVDVIKRVDEMGFDMKSKRFLSAIRIMTSLTVETWERKVKLFKSLGLSEDDISAVFRRVPQVFGVSEKKIEEVIEVLLSTGKYDISFIVNHPELLIYSVKHRLKPRLQVMEILEKKKLLGKTPTLTTICKYSEQKFAELYVVPYTNELEGRVHGVEIKIS, from the coding sequence ATGATAACCCTAATTAACAAAAAGCTAATCTCACTCTCACTAACCTCTGTCGGGCTTCACAAATCCCCTCTCTGCAActcaatctctctctttttctactCTTCGTCCCGACCCAAAAAGTGGAAATCAAAGCCCAAAATTGCAGTAGCTGAATACTTAATCAGCCAGCACCAGTTTTCCCCAGAAGCCGCTCTGAAAGCCGCATCAACAGTCGCTTATCTGAAAAGCCCTGCTGAATCCAGTTCGGTGATTTCGTTTCTCAGGGAAAGCGGCTTCTCGAAAACCCATCTGGAAAATGTGGTTAAAAGGGTCCCCAGGATTCTTACTGCCAATCCTGACATTGTCCTCAAACCCAAATTCAAGGTTTTCCAGGACTCGGGCTTTTCGGATTCCGACATTGTTGATATTGTGTCCTCTGACCCCTGGATTCTGTTGCGAAGTGCCGCTAATCAGCTTGGCCCTGCTCTGTTGGTGCTGAAGAACATTCTCGGATCGAATGCTAGTGTGCTCAAGGTTTTAAAGTTGTCTGGGGGTGTTCTTAAATATGACTTGGAGAAGACATTGATGTCCAATGTTGAGGTCTTACAGAGTTATGGTATAAAATCGTCACAAATTATCAAatacatttttcattttccgAGATTTTTTGTGCATAAGCCGGAGAGCATTGTGGATGTTATTAAAAGGGTTGACGAGATGGGTTTCGATATGAAGTCCAAGAGGTTCCTCTCAGCAATTCGGATCATGACTTCGCTCACTGTCGAGACATGGGAACGGAAGGTGAAGCTTTTCAAGAGTTTGGGGCTTTCAGAAGATGATATCTCAGCGGTGTTTAGGAGGGTACCCCAGGTGTTTGGAGTATCTGAGAAGAAGATTGAGGAGGTTATAGAGGTGCTTCTCAGCACTGGCAAGTATGATATCTCGTTTATAGTTAATCATCCAGAATTGCTTATTTATAGTGTCAAGCACAGGCTGAAACCACGACTACAAGTTATGGAGatccttgaaaagaaaaaactacttGGGAAAACACCTACTTTGACCACAATCTGCAAGTACTCTGAACAGAAGTTTGCTGAATTATATGTTGTTCCTTATACAAATGAACTTGAAGGAAGAGTGCATGGAGTGGAAATCAAGATCTCCTGA